One Betta splendens chromosome 5, fBetSpl5.4, whole genome shotgun sequence genomic window, CTAGCGACACCCTAGCCGCCACTTCCGCTTGTTCaacttcagaataaaagcgcGTGTGGTTTTAACACGCTACGTTTTTGCGTAGTTAGTTTGGCCTGTATTTACATTCTTCTGTCACTAATGTTTTGATTGTTTGGTGAACAGATCGCATAATGGTAACCATTTGTTTATGTTGAAActacatacaaatacaaacaccTTTTAAACAACGGCGACAGTGCTGAGAGAAAGCAGTTTCAAACGCACTTCCGCTTAGATGAATTCTCTTTCACATATTTTCCATCGCCATTAAACCTCCTGTTTTAACTGAACAACGCTGTTCAGTTCAGTCCGTGCAAATCTAGCAGCTCTGTTAAACAGTCATGTTCAGACACGAGCCTTGTTCTGCATCATATTGTGGAGTTCATAGACTTTCCTCACTGGCTCATTTCACAGCCCAGCCAACGTGAATGatgtgaacagacagacagcctaAAGGTTCctgtagcagcagctggagcacgcAGATCATCGGGTTCCCTGGACCTGCGTTCTACCTGTTTGAAGggcctctgttgttgttctctAATACACAGACCTTTTAACAATAAACCCCAAAAACATTTACTTAGAAGGTACATTGAACTCACATTGCTTGTCACTTGTCACGTGCTAATACTAAAATGTTTACCAAAATAAGTCATCGCTTTTTAACTAAACGAAAATATGGTAATGAGATACTTCATTTCATCATGAGTCCAGGTGTGTCATTGAGCAAGACACTTAACTCTAGCCATTTTTGGCAGCCCAATGCTTCCCCTAGTGCATGGgtcaaatacatacatacattacatacatacagACACATTACATTGTAAGattataaaaatgacaaaaacgaCAAAACTGTAATATTGTGACATATGACAAATAAAGATGTATCTTATTTTGTAACCAATGCTTTATATTATGTAATACTTgaaatgtatgtttttgtaGAAAACGTATTTTGAGAAATTATTGCTGTAATAGACATTACATTGCATTATAGACAATACAAATGTATATATGACTTAGGAGGTGTATGTCGTTTAcagaatgtaaaataaaatcaattacTATTTTgtccagtaggtggcagtaacACACCATCTTGGGCACCAGCTGCTTTACTTCCTCATAGAAGAAGAAATGCTAGCGAAGAAGGCACCCGGAGCCGGAAGTACATATCCATTGAGTCCATGTGCTGTTAACTAGTTCATTCATTTCTGAAACGACAACTTTTGCAACATTTAATGCAGTTGTTTTCTACAGAAAATGCATGTTGTAACATAGGGTAGATTATAATATTCTGTAAATACGGGAACGCGGTTGTCTCTCCGGACAGGCACTATTGCTACTGTAGCTAGCTTACACAGATACGGTTGTTTTGGAAAAAAATCCCATTAATATCTAGTAATAATTGTCAGAGCGTTGTCTGGATGAGCAGTGCCGTGAATACTAGTATGGTAAAGGAAAACCGGTGGAACATACCCCCTAACGCCCCAGCGTGCATGGAGAAGCATCTGTGTTCGGCGCAATACAGAGCAGGTGGGTAACAAGTCGAGCTAACTGGGGCTTAAACCGGAAGACGGACATCCAACAAAATGTCCCTTAAGCTACACATCTGCATAGTGTTGTCATATTAAATTGGCTAAAATGCTTAACAGGTGTAAGAATTTGATGTAAATGCTCTGCtaaaaagttttttgttttctggtttgccACCTCCCAGATGGCACCCTGCTGCTTGGTGCCTCCAGCCTCTCTGGTAGGAGCTGGCAGGGATCTGTGTGGATCTACAGCGACCCTAAGCAGGCCCCAAATGAGGGATTCTGCAAAGCTGGTGTGCAGACAGAGGCTGGAGTCACAGATGTCAAATGGGTTTCTGAGAAGCGTGTCGTTGTTGCATCTGACTCTGGTAAGAAACTGTTTTACACATGGTATGAATCCCCTACATGACTCACCAGGAATGATGGACTGATTTTGTTCAACTGTGAAGGTGCCTTGGAGCTGTGGGAACTGGCAGAGGATGAACGGCTGCTCATGCATCGCTTTACCAAACATGAGCATGACAACATTGTCACCACCGTGAGCCCCATGAGTGGAGCAAGCAGTGCTGTCACAGGCAGCATGGACTGCCGGTTAGATTCTGTTCTATACTGATGCATGGCCGTGGAGCAAGGTGTCACTGCTCAACATGGACAGTGTGAGGGCTTTTACGTCTGTCattgtttgtttcctttcttttctaCAGAATAAAAATATGGGATCTCAGTGAGGAGACCATTGTTACTACCTACAATGGTAAGGCAATATCTCAGTCTTTCATTAAGAACAATaggaataaaatatttatttcacgATGTAAGAAAAGCAGAACTCCTTGATTAACAgaaagtttagtttttttaatgattCATTAAATATGCTACATTGATTTTTGTCtattatttacatatatattgTTAAAAGTCTTTTTGACATTTTACGTGTCTACATTTTGTTTCTCCAGTGCACACAGAGCCGATCACTTGCGTTGCCTGCAGTCCTACAGACGAGTCCCTCTTCATCTCCTGTGGTGAAGTAAGATTCTGAACATCCCTTTGCACAGGCTGTTGTGAAGACATTACATAGTATAtatacaaaataaattaaacttcAAACTTAAACACTTGCAATTGTCCACCTGTCAGGATGGCCGGGTTCTCCTGTGGGACAGCAGAAAACCAAGCAAACCAGCTTCAAGAATAAGTAAGCAGCTTTTCTCAGCTAAAACGATATGAATGTATTTACCTGCACCCAAAACCAGTGTCCAGTCACGTATACTTAGTGCCAAACATAGTTTATTCTccaatacatttgtcaaagaaaactAGAGTTTGATGTGtaaatcaatatttttttacacTATGACAAGATAAAACGTGTCTATGTTTTACTCCCAGATGTGGAGTCCCCCATCTGCTCACCCACCACGGTAGCTTGGCACCCCAACCACCGAAGCACTGTTGCTTTTGGTAAGGTCCGGCAGGAATGTGTTGATTGATGCAAATGTTGAATTGAGATT contains:
- the wdr77 gene encoding methylosome protein 50, with translation MSSAVNTSMVKENRWNIPPNAPACMEKHLCSAQYRADGTLLLGASSLSGRSWQGSVWIYSDPKQAPNEGFCKAGVQTEAGVTDVKWVSEKRVVVASDSGALELWELAEDERLLMHRFTKHEHDNIVTTVSPMSGASSAVTGSMDCRIKIWDLSEETIVTTYNVHTEPITCVACSPTDESLFISCGEDGRVLLWDSRKPSKPASRINVESPICSPTTVAWHPNHRSTVAFGDELGRVTVKDILGTDPGQMEAVHSRRVNALAFSTHSVSLLASVSDDCTLAVMNSELQEIFRDQRHQDFVKGVSWLSGGSNTLTTVGWDHLVLHHTVDPSAGPSNCS